In Magallana gigas chromosome 1, xbMagGiga1.1, whole genome shotgun sequence, the sequence TCTTCATTTTTACAATGGCCGGGTCGAATCAAGTAAAGTAAGTAATTCTActtaaagtaaaaaatgtatttgtttggAATTATGTttagactttttaaaaagtttaaaaggtttgtgcattttttataaaatttataccaCTTGGCTGTTAATtaagtcgttttttttttcctgttttctCTATTAATATACATATCACAGTAATCAACGGTACCTCCTTTCCTTCAAAATTCTTGGGTATATTCGATGATTATTTATTccaaacaagtacatgtatttgtgatttttttcttcttaaaaatgaattcaatgtgtttaaattcaaaaattcaattagatatcttttaaaaaacggATCACATTATCTCTGTACATTTTAAGACTATATAGGTttctgaagaattttaaaaaatgataatgattgGATTGCTTTAAGCTAGAGATTACAACTTAATGATTATCATtgtcaatgtaaaaaaaatataacggtaaaaaaaattacgtttatttccaaatatttttatagaaattttgtAAAAGATGAAGATATTAATGAATATTCCCCCATATTTGACGAATTCACAACAGAGTGGATCGGTGATCAAGAATTCTCGGTTGCCTCCTTTAATGAAGGGTAATTAATGACACATTCAATGCCTCATAAATGAGAGTTGATTTCCAGGAATAAAAAGATGGGACTTACActtgatatattaattaatgttgTAGAGATTTTATGGGTAAGGAGGGcacaaacagaaaaagaaagCTAGAAGTGGACTTTTCCTGTGAAGGACAAAGGTATGATGATGTACATTGTATAGTTTATATACACTGTTTTCAAAtacatgaattataataaactgattaaaatattaattttgataaggtatacatatatttttttaagtaaagatTTCCTAATAAGTCAAACtgtaaatattattgttttttactaACTTAGAATTAttattatgatgaaaaaaataattttaagttaTAGTGTCTCTATAAAACGACTgcttttttattgtaaatcttATACATTGACATATTACTTATTTAAccctgttgttttttttcagtcaAACAAAGAAACCGAGATTTAGCGAGGAGAACCTTATCCACTCCACATTCAGTTATATAGAGATATGTGTGTGTGAGAGTGGGTTAAGGGTGTgagtgtgtgtgtatgtgtgtgttatTGACCATAATTacttagtttttttaaattttttaaaaatagttatggtaatgttttgggagtttattaaagtTAACAAGCTCattaaagaaaatcatagtcctatgagATAAATTTTCCGATATAGAGTTCCATTGTACCACAGGAGAAATTggagaaaatttgaaacaactaattgcatctatCAAGACcagggatggggtcaattacaatggaaagttattaattaaattacaattacttgcttaaattcttcaagtaaattaccattacaagagttttcaaaagtaattaattaaattacaattactttacagatgtaattaattaaattacaaataacattttgaaattcatcaaaatttaataaaactatgattcataaaaatttaataaaactatgATTTAACTACAACACATAAATAGTCAAGGAGGAATGTCTATAAGGTGAAAAAAAATTCgtcataatcaaaatactttcactgttTGAGAATTTGCTAACTATTTTGATAAGTAACactttttggaaagaaaaaaaaataaatttggttttattgtGTATTTCAAAACGCATGTACCGGTAGTAACAATATGGAGGtgccccataccaccttaagactgaataaacatttaaaagtcataTCCATTAACATACACCTATCATGTCAACTAGTATTTCCTGCATGCAAAACtattaaatgaaaacttttccattgcatttttatacactatttttttttctttttaaatacaatgcCAAAGTACAGGTTAATCTCGGGTAGAGCACAAACTATAACACAAACCACGAATGTAAGCAAGACTAGAGACAGTCCAAAGTTGCCTTTAAATTCATAACTTCTCATAAAATTCTTGAGTTGTTCTACTATCTATCAATCCTTTTTTTATTAACGGTTCCAACAGCTCTCCCAAAAATATCTGATAATATATGATTGGTTGCAACCTCTCTGGTTCTAAAGTCATTCTTCAACTTTCTTTGAATATTGTCCTTTTTTTAGTAGAGCACAGAAGTTTTGGTGCATCCTGAAAGCAAATTATAGAAGCAGTCATGAACGCTTCATAACCATCGCTACCATAATGCTTGTATAGTCTTCAGATTTGGGTTCATCCTCAACAAAGAACAGAAAAAACTAACTATTGTTTGCTCTTTTCTGTGTGAATGAAAGTAGGTCCTATTACATATGAAAGTCGACCCCTGTATCTACCATCTGCATatgcaattttgaaattttggaaGCAAGTACTTGAAACATAGAAATTTCCCACAATGCAAGTCGAATCGATTGAAAACATGGAGAACTTCAAAGGGTGTGTATAGAAATGCTTCAAATCCTTCTGATCTGTTTTTACTAGTCCACTGTCATAAAGTCGGGAGCTTCTGATCTTATTTTACTAGTCGCCGATCTTAAAGTCAGGGGCTTCTGTCTGATCTTGTGTTTACTATTTTCCGGACCAAAAAAACAGCATTGTAAACCTTATAGGGTTGCTCCTATTATTTTTTAACTAGCTATTCCAATTCTTTATGTACATctaattttttcaaatgcaaGATACATTCATAATTTAATGTGTTGGATGGGGCGGATAAAACccctatttttgttttattcaggGATTGTGATCGGTGTCCGATCGCGACTCATCTTTAACAAATGTATTAGATTATAGCTTTGTATTATAACATGTAACATACTTGTAATgttaattgaaaaatgttttgtttttttaattatatgttaTGCTTGATAATACTGAGCTCACATGTGTCAAACCGAGCACAggcttttataaattatatttgttcACATGCAGCACTATTTAATGAAGTAAAAACAACCCATTCATCTGTAGTATATCGCTGGAACGTCAATCGCAgacatataaaacattaaaattctttaaatgtataaatagttTAAAAGGATCGGCCTGCTTAATGTCAGTTCTTCATGAAAATGTATCATTGcctataatatttttgaaatatttttttggattagtcacactttatttttcataattttttggcCCATGTTCACGTGCACTAAATAACCAGAAAAGGACATTTTGATATCATATCTATGATAACTGTATAGATGCACGTATACCTGACTTGAGtctaaaaacaaatatcaatggTGTATGAATGAACCATAACAGAAAATCATAGATAATTATAAAATGTCATAGCCGACATGATGTactattgtttatatttcaacAAATTTGATTAAGAAGAAATATGAAGTGCTGTTATATGTAGTTGTACTTTATTAACCAGTATTTTTCGCTTTTTTGCCAACCTTGAATTGAACGACACAAGGCCTTCCTTGTCACATGCTTTATAATAATTGATGCTATCCCTTGATTTGGCAATTAACATAGTATCCAACCGACTAACcgatgaaaaaatgttttacctgCACAAATAAGTAGACACAGGGCAACCTTTTCTTTCATCAGTACACGCTACAGTTCATACTTTAACTGATGATCTTTGTCTTTCACATAACGTTTGGACTTCATCGAGACATTAAACAGTTCTCTGCTAATTCGGCCTATTACATTGATGATTTCAGCAACAATGTCAGGACCAAAATGCTTTTTACAGTCAGTATCAATTTGTCTCTCATTCGATATTTTTGGAATAAGTTTTGTTTTCCCTTACGGATTGCGGCACTGTCTCCATCTGTAGTCATAATGCTAATGAGGGTAGGTTCTCTGTAAGTAATTCTTGGCAGATTTCCTCGGTGGTGAAGTGTTCACAGCCGATTGGTGAATCCATGGTATGGGATGCTGAGCATTTTCCTGGATGATATGGGCATTTGCCCATTTTTGTACGCTTACAAAAAAAACTAGTTTTTTTGCAGCGAccctatgattttttttctcagtggTAAGATTTTCACATATGGTGTAAGTACCCTGTGGTGCAGACTGGAATGAATTCCTGTCCCGGTACCAGCATAGTGGATTGTTGTAGCGGCCGTCACCTTCAACTGGTATGGGTGCGAGGCGTGGGTATCCGCAGTTTCCAGAGTGTTTTTCAGGTACTTTCTTTAACGTCTCTTATACCTTCTTCAATCATCACCACCAGGCATGGGGTAATCGTAATCGAGTAATCGTAATCGATTGTAATGATTACTATTTTTGGAGTAATTGACAGTAATCTGTATTCGAAGAGATTTTCGATTACTTGTAATcgtaatttaatcgattacaGCCAAAAAGGTCAGtttaattataattactttttcgATTACTCTTTACATAAACATATTGTGATGCAcatattgtatgaaaaaatgCTCTTAGAGTGTTGtttataatacattttataaaatataaaataaaattgtttacattcatttttttatgattttccaTTTTCACTTAAAATATAACTATTGGTTCAAATGCCATTGAGTATATAATCAAATAATCAGTTCACTCTGTGTTTCAAACTTCCTTGCagaattttttgattatttaaccTAGTGTGGCTTAGAAAAATCACTAAGCTACTGACATTATTTAAAGAGAGACAGAAAGAGGGAGATAGGTTATAtttagtgggtttttttgcCAGAGAATAAAACAAAAGAGTGTGTTAGTGTCAGTAAGTGTGTTTGTTCTTGCTTGCCAGGTAAGAAATGCACAAAGTAGTAAATGAGGTGTTACCACCCTAATCATGCTAAAAAAACAGTTTAGATAACAATTGAAATAACCCGAACAAGGATCTATTAAATCAGAACAATTATAAGCTCCAAACCCAATTCATTCAAATCATGAAGCAAGGTTCCCTCAAAGTTCTTTGGATATTGCcgatgatattttcaaaattttaaaattttaatctaaTTCCTATACACCGATCCATTTTGCATCGATAAGCTCCGCCCCCCTTAGTTACGTCATAGCGACGCTTCCGGGTCGGACATTCTAAAGTAAACATGGCGGGCGAAATAAACTTAACATCAATCCCTTCGGACATTTCTCTCGATTATTTCAAGAATACATCAATTTCCAAGAGAGCGAAAGAAAGAggttataattatttcatgaatagTTATGTACATGCGTTAAAATTGTACAAGTCCAGTGATGAATCAATAGATATCGCCGCCAAATGTTTTCGATCTATGCGTAAAAGTGAAGCTCCCCACAAAATAAACATGACAATTACGATCGCAACTTCAAGTATCACAGAGAGTCATTGCTCATGCAAAGCTGGGTATGTACTTATATCGAAAGATtatgatgtttattttaaaaaaaaacccatcgtAACATATTCCACATAcgtgtttaaaaatattcttttcagaGTAAGCGGTACTTGTTCCCATTCAATTGGTATGCTATACACTTTAATTCACTACAAAAATCTTGGCATGACTGAAGTTCCTTCAGCACTTGCCTGCACTAGTATGCCACAGCAGTGGCATAAACCACGGGGGTCCAAAATCAGCCCAGAACCACTTTCTGCAATGGTGTTTTCTAAACCTAAACAGACCCCAAGAAAAAAGAGGCCTATCCATAGCATTATGCCAAAGATGAGGTACTGACAAATTATTGTAAGGTTTTTATAATAAAGTCTTCATGAGACATGTTACGTTTGAATAATATAAATCTAAACTAGAATATATGAACTCACCgcatataaattaattaagaatACCAGATATTGGTGCTATGGAGGTGAAAAAGCTAAAGACAGATTCCGCAGCTGTGGGAACACCACTATCCTACCTCCTTCAGGAGGAGGTTCAGCTGATTGAGACAACACTAGGTGGTGTACAGATGGGGTCAATGCTTCCATATCAGGTATAAGACACAGAAATGTTTGCATGCATGtactaaattaaataaaaacaagaacattcattttcaaaactttactAAAGTATCTTGGAAATTTGTCAACATCGCAGCTACAAACCAATGTGCATTAATACAATTAAACATGCTCACaggaatttttcttttcaataatttaaaacactttatttgATTGATGGCACGTTCAATGTGTATTCTATGAGTAGCTATTTTTCTGGTGAGGTTTACATCGCTTTCACTAAATGGCCTAGCACTAGATGCAAGGGGTGGAATATTCAACTGCAAATCTAAAAGTGCCAACTCTTTTTCAATTAGAAACCCTTTGTCAGCCATTAAGGCATCATTATTAGCAATAAACTCCATttctttcaaatgttttaaataatcataaaaaccaCATTGTTCAATGATATCATTGTCAGAAATACTTCCAGAAAATAAATCcgaaacaaataaaattgacCCTCTTGGGTCACAAACAACAAGAGCTTTTAATGTATTGGATGATTTGTAGTCTGAATAGCACTGACTTTGTTGTTTCAATGATGAAGGTTTTTCAGTTTTTAGCTCGGTACAGTCAAGAATAGCTAAACAGTTTGGAAAATCATGTTTGTAAGATTCTGGCATGATTCCTATGATTGTATTTCGATGGGGCCAATAACTTAAGGAACCTaatctcaaatacatgtacttcgcTACCCCATTAATTACTGTTGACACAGTTTGAACCTTAATATTGAATCTGAATGCTAAATCTTTCACATTTAAAGCATTTCTTAGTCTGCAAAGGTACATAAACAACTGCTGTGACAAAGGAAACTTGTCAATatgtgtttcttttcttttgtcttcataaatgattggattttcacaacttggaaagAGAAACACAAGAAGCATGAGAAATCTACTATAACTTAATCCAGTGTAAAATTCAAACAAGTTTTTGATCTTTGACTTTGAAACTTCTTCAGCAGTGAAATTTGTATCTCTCTCTGTTTGGCAAGCAGCATCAGAAACTTTCCCTCTCTGTCTGATTTCCTGTCGCAACCTGTCATTTTCTTCCTCCAGTTTTCTAACTTGTGCAACCCATGAAAGCACATCCATAGATGAAAATACtgaaatagtaaataaaatagttcATTAATAAGTGTACTGTAattaacatcaaaataaataaaattatatgatcAGAAACAATACCGATAAAATTACATGCATACATAATTACATTACTTACTTACAAGAGTTTGCATACCATTAAGTATAtatggtatatataaatatgtagtTAACTTTATTCTCACAGTTTTCTgttatcaataatttttgtaGTTACATGTACCATGTATTAGCCTATGTACATATTAAAGATGTTAATTATACTTATATTATCTGTAAATTTTCAGTTGAAAAACTACAAATCTTTTCCGACCATTGTACATGGGGCTTGTGGAAATACTACATTTCCTCTAGACACTGATGTGCCATTAATCAATTCTAAATTTCAACAACTCAATGAAGCTTTTAACATGACACAAGATGACGCCGAGAAGTTAGAAAGATTAACCGTGGATCAATCTGGAAATGCTTTGTGGTATGAGGAGAGGAAGAAACGTGTGACTGCTTCCCAGTTTGCAAGAATAtgtaaaaggaaaaaagaaatcaccGACACTTTTGTTTCTAGcatatttgaaagtaaaaattttaCTACTGAAGCAACTTCCTACGGCAAATGTAATGAAAACATAGCTAAACAGAAATATATGGAAAAATTCCACAATGTACATATTCATGACTGTGGATTAGTAGTAAATccaagattttcatttcttgctGCCTCGCCTGATGGTAAAGTTTGTATAGAAGGACAGACTGGGGTATTGGAAATAAAATGTCCCTTTTCAGCTAGAGATTTACTCATCGCAGAGGCAGTGAACTTACCAAAGTTTTGTCTTGAGATATTAGGAGACTCATATACATTGAAAAAGAATCATGATTATTATTTCCAAATTCAGGGACAATTAATGGTGACAGGTGTTTCTTTCTGCATATTTGTTGTGTACACAAGAAAAGATTtatttgtggaaaaaataaccaaaaatgtTGACTTCATTACAGAAATGTTTGATAAGCTTGCTAATTTTTATCTTCAATACAGACCAAGAATATTGAACAATATTCCTGCTGCATAGTTTAAGTCATCAAATGTTACTTTACAgctatgaaatgaattatttcacAAATGAAAGTGTGTTACTGTGTTCAATTAATAAAAAGGAACCAGCTAAATCACAGAAGCAGAATCTGATATTGACAAATATACATACATTCTTCTTCTGTTTGGCATGAGGAATCTATGACAGGATTTGAAGTTGTCTGTGTTGTTAAACAGCATTCCATTGCATGAGAGTCTGGTGAATCATCAGTACTGGtactactgaaaaaaaaattgataaaaaacttCTTTATAAGACCGGTATAGAACATGTAGAATACAGAATACAGATGTAGAGAAAGTTATGCAATATATTATCTGACCAGAGACAAATATGTTCATCTTTAACCCAACACTTATCAGCTGattattgaaatgttttatttgatgcaAACCTGGTCTTGCTGTTTAAATCATCTGATTTTGACTGTTGAGACAAGTATATGATCTTTCGCCTTGCTCTGTGCAGTTCACCAGTCTGGGCATCACAAGGATCTGGGTATTCATCTGAAGGGCCATCCAATGAAATGAAATGCTGAaacagtgtaaaataaaatagtaaTACAATCCGTATATTCTATGATATGTAATGCGCTCTGTCTGACTCTCTGTCACAGCACAAAGCTAcaggtttaaaattttattgtatttgttttaCAAGCATTCCGACATATAAACAAGTGTTAAAATCTAATTTGTTTATGCCAGTATGGGCATTTTGGTATTTTAGAAGTCGGAACAAAAACGACGACATTTTCAAGTTGTACATACGTGATGTAACGTTACTGGGTATAGTCAGTGTTCAACATGTTCAAAGGATATCGAATTACTGGATGAGAGGTTAttctataatttgaaaataaaatgaacgtGTACTTACCTTAGAACACACATATGTATGCTTCGTAATTTTGTCAACGTTAAGCTGGGCATGTGGTCTTCGACAGCATGATATCCATCGTAAACATTTCTCCAAATCAGACTTTGGCTTCGGAAATGGGATGAATTTTGCTCCCATAAGTTTCTCTGGATACCTGCTATCCGATTTACATGTCCCATACGAACAGTGCTTCACCATTATATTTAACTCAATCGAAAAATAACACCCAGATTTATAGTTTCAATGCGTAAACAATCGCCATTTTCATGTAGCGATGTCCGACCAATGTCCGACCTTATACGCCGCATCAGATGACGTGATCTGATTGGTCAAACCCGACACACCCACAAATAAAATGGATCGGTGTATTGTCGAGAAATTACCAATAACAACAGAATGATTATGATGTTAATGGTGCAAGGTAAAGATTTCATACTAAGTCGTTACATTCTaaaatgtagttctcaaagtaaggttggtcccataccatttttaacaataaaacacGCTTAAATGGCAGAGTTGCCAATCTAGTCTGTTATATATGTCTATGGTAATACATGTGTTTTCTCAGCtgtttgaacccccccccccccccccccccccccccgccgccGCCGCGTAGTTCATTACTTTTCGAAGTACTTAATTGACAAGATAACcacaatgtaataaaatactGATATAAACCGAATCAAGTAcgtcatttttattcattttattctgACCATATTCTTGACGGTTAAGTACCATCTGCCTGCCGCGGCCTCATGAAAGTCAGCATGGTGGCGTAGCAGCCTCAACTGATTGGAAGTTTACGATACTTGGAATATGTGTTCaactgttttaaacaataacacCGTAATTGAATGTACAAATTACAATGTCATAAAAGTGTACCTGTTAATGGGCTTATCGTAATTGGTGTGAAAAATGCCAGCTCCGTGTTGCACATGTTGACTTCATGATGGCTTTCATCTCGGTTATTTAGAGACCTGTATCAATCTCCTATGATGACCATGATCAGCAAGCGTCCAGCAGCCGAGGACGATTTTATCTCGTTTGCGATAACCAATCAAAATCGGTGTGCGccaaattttgattgataaaaGTTTGATGCagtataaacatgataaaggtAACCAAAATCGagcttaaaaacaattaatcatGTCGAAGTTTATAATCGTTGATTGGGAAGACGGAACATCTTACTAAATGCAGTTCTCAAGCAGTTTGGGAAGAAAGTGTTTGAAGGGAAAATTTCATCATTCCACAGTAAGTAGTGTTCTTGATGATATAATCATAATAATGGGAATGAACATATGAGTATACGTGATGACAGTTAGGCG encodes:
- the LOC117688269 gene encoding uncharacterized protein isoform X1; its protein translation is MAGEINLTSIPSDISLDYFKNTSISKRAKERGYNYFMNSYVHALKLYKSSDESIDIAAKCFRSMRKSEAPHKINMTITIATSSITESHCSCKAGYVLISKDYDVYFKKKPIVTYSTYVFKNILFRVSGTCSHSIGMLYTLIHYKNLGMTEVPSALACTSMPQQWHKPRGSKISPEPLSAMVFSKPKQTPRKKRPIHSIMPKMRIPDIGAMEVKKLKTDSAAVGTPLSYLLQEEVQLIETTLGGVQMGSMLPYQLKNYKSFPTIVHGACGNTTFPLDTDVPLINSKFQQLNEAFNMTQDDAEKLERLTVDQSGNALWYEERKKRVTASQFARICKRKKEITDTFVSSIFESKNFTTEATSYGKCNENIAKQKYMEKFHNVHIHDCGLVVNPRFSFLAASPDGKVCIEGQTGVLEIKCPFSARDLLIAEAVNLPKFCLEILGDSYTLKKNHDYYFQIQGQLMVTGVSFCIFVVYTRKDLFVEKITKNVDFITEMFDKLANFYLQYRPRILNNIPAA
- the LOC117688269 gene encoding uncharacterized protein isoform X2 produces the protein MAGEINLTSIPSDISLDYFKNTSISKRAKERGYNYFMNSYVHALKLYKSSDESIDIAAKCFRSMRKSEAPHKINMTITIATSSITESHCSCKAGVSGTCSHSIGMLYTLIHYKNLGMTEVPSALACTSMPQQWHKPRGSKISPEPLSAMVFSKPKQTPRKKRPIHSIMPKMRIPDIGAMEVKKLKTDSAAVGTPLSYLLQEEVQLIETTLGGVQMGSMLPYQLKNYKSFPTIVHGACGNTTFPLDTDVPLINSKFQQLNEAFNMTQDDAEKLERLTVDQSGNALWYEERKKRVTASQFARICKRKKEITDTFVSSIFESKNFTTEATSYGKCNENIAKQKYMEKFHNVHIHDCGLVVNPRFSFLAASPDGKVCIEGQTGVLEIKCPFSARDLLIAEAVNLPKFCLEILGDSYTLKKNHDYYFQIQGQLMVTGVSFCIFVVYTRKDLFVEKITKNVDFITEMFDKLANFYLQYRPRILNNIPAA
- the LOC117680595 gene encoding uncharacterized protein; this translates as MVKHCSYGTCKSDSRYPEKLMGAKFIPFPKPKSDLEKCLRWISCCRRPHAQLNVDKITKHTYVCSKHFISLDGPSDEYPDPCDAQTGELHRARRKIIYLSQQSKSDDLNSKTSSTSTDDSPDSHAMECCLTTQTTSNPVIDSSCQTEEELFSSMDVLSWVAQVRKLEEENDRLRQEIRQRGKVSDAACQTERDTNFTAEEVSKSKIKNLFEFYTGLSYSRFLMLLVFLFPSCENPIIYEDKRKETHIDKFPLSQQLFMYLCRLRNALNVKDLAFRFNIKVQTVSTVINGVAKYMYLRLGSLSYWPHRNTIIGIMPESYKHDFPNCLAILDCTELKTEKPSSLKQQSQCYSDYKSSNTLKALVVCDPRGSILFVSDLFSGSISDNDIIEQCGFYDYLKHLKEMEFIANNDALMADKGFLIEKELALLDLQLNIPPLASSARPFSESDVNLTRKIATHRIHIERAINQIKCFKLLKRKIPVSMFNCINAHWFVAAMLTNFQDTLVKF